The segment CCATGTGTATTGACAACCTTGCCTACATTAAACCATTTTTCCATATTAATCACCTCTACCGTATATCTACGACTTTTCCGTCTTTTAGAAGAATTGTTTTGTGGAGCAATTGCTCATCCCAAACATCTCCTATATTTATATCAACAATCCCAGTAAGCTCTTGACTTTTTAGTTCACTGCCCAATGGTAGTATATGTAATTGTGCTAATTGAAACTCTAGTGTTTTCTTTTTTTCCTCTCTTTGAGCAAGTTCCTTGCTTATATGCTGCTTAACAGCATTTGCGGAATGATTGCCTTTGAGCAGTTTTTTCTCCTCAAATTTGAATTGTTCGGATTCTTTTTCAAGCTGAAGCAGTTCTTGCGAGATTTTCTTCTCTGATGCTTGTTTCGTTTTTTCGGTCAATATTTGTTTGACTGTGACAGTGTGGAGAATCTGCATTTTTTTCCTCCTATCAATGCAATACTATTTAATTGCTGAAAAAGCGGCAAGCGGGGCCGTATCCCCCGCTCTAAAGCACATTTTCCTTTAGTATAAAGAATTACCTTGAAGATATAAACAAATAAAGGAGAAGGGTTCCCCCTCCTCCTTTTTATTCGCCAATCTCTAAGACCAGCTTTTTGTGCTGCTGTGACCCAGCAGCATAAACAATCGTCCGAATTGCTTTCGCAACCCGCCCTTGCTTCCCAATTACCTTTCCCATGTCATTCTTGTTGACAGAAAGCAAGTAAGTGATTCGATCATCGTCTTCAGTAACTTGTATCGCAACATCATCCGGAAAATCTACAAGGGGCTTAACAATCGTTTCAATTAATTCCTGCATCTTCAAACGAATTACTTACCGTTTTTGATGTTGTGGAATTTCTCCA is part of the Niallia taxi genome and harbors:
- a CDS encoding YlqD family protein; translated protein: MQILHTVTVKQILTEKTKQASEKKISQELLQLEKESEQFKFEEKKLLKGNHSANAVKQHISKELAQREEKKKTLEFQLAQLHILPLGSELKSQELTGIVDINIGDVWDEQLLHKTILLKDGKVVDIR
- a CDS encoding KH domain-containing protein, with protein sequence MQELIETIVKPLVDFPDDVAIQVTEDDDRITYLLSVNKNDMGKVIGKQGRVAKAIRTIVYAAGSQQHKKLVLEIGE